The segment TTGTTAATAGCTATGGGGGAGGGggccagagacagacacacacagagcaccccctcccaccccatacaGCTCTAAATAAAGTTTGGAAGCACTTAGTATAAACGTCTTTTTCTAAAAGGGTTCGTCTTCCTCCCGGTGGCAGGTCTACAAACACCGCTCCGGGTATTGCTTTAGAAAGATTTAAACACAAGAGCCAACAGACCCAGAGGGACAGAGTCAGGGCTGCGGCCTGGCCTCGTGTCATCCTGGAAGGCCCCTCTTGATTGAAAATTCAAGCCGCCCGGAGCCTTCCTTCCGTTCTGCATCCTGTTCTCGTCCCCGGAAGGGGTCGCGTTTAGTGTACACTTTAGGTCCGCTTGGCCTCCAAGGGGTTCCCCGTTGCAGATGACCTGGCACAACATTTATTCTGATGGCCACTGCTGGGACAAAAGAGGCGAGTCAGCTGTCCTCAGTCCTGGTGCCCCCGGCTGCCCTGTTATCGCCACACGTGGCAGGGACTCGGGCTGCCAGCGAGCATCCAATGGAGGCCTGGGGGCGAGGAGAGCTGATGCCTGCTGCAAGCACGCAGCCCCGTCCTAGGAGCtctggggcagggcagggtgtgcaaaaaaaaaaaaagtcaagcacCCAAGCCAGATGCAAGTCCTCCTGGGCCCCCAGGCTCCGCCCTCACCTCTCAACCATGAGGCCCAGGGTCAAAGCCTTGGCTGCCTCCTCGGtgtggctgggggcagggaggggaccaCGCCCAAAGACCCCCACCCCCGGGCCGCCTCACACTCGGATCTCgtcttcctcctcctcgtccATAAAGGAGAACTCGGGGTCCGGCGGCTGTGCAGGGAGAGCGGCCGGGGCGCGTTCCGGCCCCCGGAAGGCCGGGCTGCGCTCCTCCAGGACGCCCGACGTGCAGCTAGACAGCGAGCTGCTGTCCCGTGTGGTGTGGCTGCCCGCACTGCGGGCCgagccagggctgggggctgccGCCGCCGCCCAGCCCTCATCCTGCAGGGCGCGGGAGGGCACGTCTGGGCCCCCCTCACCTTCCTGCCCTGCCGCTCGGGGCTCCGGGGCCGGGATGGCGGCTGGGTCCCCGTCGCCATGGTAACCGCCGTCATCCGGTGCCCCCTCCGGCTCCCACTCACCCCCTTTGTCCATGACGCTGAGCACATCGCCCAGCATGGAAGGCCCCAGGTCGATGTGGAAGGACATGATGGACTCGGCATGCTTCAGCCCGAAGCTGGCCTTGGGCACCATGGGCAGATCCGCTAGGTCCCCGAAGGCCTGCTCCTCCAGGAGTGGGTCTGGGGAGTGCGGGGCGGCGGCCCCGTTCCGCCGAGGTGCCGCCTCCTCCAGGCTGCCCTCTGCGCTGGCCTTCTTCACGGGGCTGGACGACAGGCTCTTGGGCAGCTTGCTGGAGCCCTTCTCTGCGGCCTCTTTCTCGTTCAGCTGCGGCAGGGACATGGCGTTCTTGACGAAGAGGGCCGAGTCCCGCAGGGAGCCCAGCACGTCCCGCTGCTCCCTGTCGCTCCGGGTCACCGACTGGGACCGCTTGCTGGCCCGGAACTTGCGGGACAGGAGGCTGCGCTTagaggacgaggaggaggaggacggggCCTGCTCATCCACAGACTCGCCGTCCAGCTCCCCGGCCTTGCTGTTGAGGAAGGAGGTGTCCCCGAAGGCGTCCCCCGCCCGGCCCACGTGCATGGTGTGGCGGAAGTCGCCCAGCGGGGCGCTGATCATCTCGGCCGTGAGGTCCACCCGCGAGCGGCGCTTGGAGTGCACCGAGCTGGACACCAGCTGCTTGAGGATGGGCATCTTGCTGGGGTGGAGGACGCAGGGGGGCCCTCCCAAGGCAGCAGGTGGATCGGGGGTCAGAGGTGAAATCCAGCGGAGGTGGATGGGGGGGCGGGGTCAGAGGTGAAATCCGGCGGAGGTGGATGGGGGGGCGGGGTCAGAGGTGACGTCTGGCGGAGGTGGATCAGGGGGTCGGAGGTGGATTGGGGATCAGAGGTGAAGTCCGACAAAGGTGGATAGGGGGTCAGAGGTGAAGTCCGGCGGAGGTGGATCCGGGGGGATCAGAGGTGAAGTCCGGCGGAGGTGGATCGCGAGTCAGAGGTGAAGTCGGGCGGCCGGAAGGGGCAATGAGGAAATCACAGGGCTGCAAGAAGAACACAGCAGGGCAAGGGTTAACCCAGCTGTCTGCCCAGCACCAGAGCCCATCCAACCCAGGGGCGGCCATTTACACCTCCTCGCTCCCACCCAAGTAAGAAAGTGTGAAATAAGCCAGCGATCAATTTCAGAACCCTGCCAGCTCCCTCCTGCACAGGCACTGGGGCTAAGCCAGCCCTCTTTGGAGTTCAGGTAGCCACTGACACGCCTGTGCTGACGCTAGAGAGAGAGCCGCTCTGTCGTCTAAAGGACTgtgtctccccccaccccaccaggatgcccccaccccaccaggaTGCTGCCAGCTAGCCGGGGAGGTGCAACGGGCAGGCAGCAGACTAGGGAGGGACTGGACTACTGCAAACAACCAGTCTGGAGACAGGCTGTAAATTCTTCCTGCTGGCTGATCTCAATCCCTGTGCAGTTAGTGGACACCTCAGCCTGAGTCACAGTCCTAAGAGAAGGAGTAGGACAGGACAGGCCCCAGGGAGGCAGGGCAGACACCTCCATGGACCTGGGCAGCCTGGCTCTCTCTCTGAATCAGAATGAGGGTGGGGCCACGGGGATCCACAGAACCAGCTCCCCAGCCCTCTGGTTCTCGCTGGGTGTCCCAGAAGTGAGAACCCTGCCTGCCGCACCTGCTCTGTGGGGCCCTGAGCTTTGCCAAGGGTCCACCTTCTGCCCACCTCTCAGGGACCAAGACTGGGAAATGCCGTTTCTTTAATCATTAGGGGTGCACAGGGCGGTAGGAACTAGACAACTGCAtacacccccaacccccaggatGTTTAACCTGAACCAAAGAACATCCTCGGGGAGCCTAGGAAAGCCTCTGAAAGCTTGTACCCCCAGCCACGCGACTCCCGGCAAGGACCAAGGTGAAGTCCGATGCTGAAGTCAAACCAGCCCCAAAGGCTAAACCCAGCAGCCCAGGGCTGAGCAGAGCGGGGAGAGGTGGGTTGCCAGAGGCAACACAGGACGCCCCACAGTGTTTCCTCCTCACTCTTGATGCTGCCCCAGGCTAGCCGCCACATCCCACCTGGCCCTGcttccccttcccccatccttcaccTTCTGGCTAAAACAGCCCACCCAAGACCCCCCAGCACAGACCCCCCTATCTGGTGCCCCGTCCCTACCTCCCTCCTCGCCTGTCCCTGAGCCCTGCAGTCTGCCCCGGCCCTGAGCTTCTGTCTCCTGGACTCCGAACCAGACACACCCCTGCTGGAACACTGGTCCCCTGGCTCACCCAGCATCCTCAGGGCTCAGCTGAGATGTCACTTCTTCCAGGAAACCtgctttagcccagtgagacccccGGCCTCCTGGTCCCCCAGCCCCCGCGCTGCAGATGGCCCTGGCCCCAGCAGGCGCTGGCTGTGTCGTTCTACAGCTGTGGCTGGACTGTCATCTCCCCACCCGACCATGAGCTTCCGGAGGGTTGCAACAGGCCCGTCGCCACCGAAGCCCGTCCGGCGGTTCTCGGCACAGTCGGTCTCCAAACACCTGTTGAAATGCCACCACCCACCCCAGTCTCTGGGTTGCTGCCTTTCTGCCTTCCCGAGCCCAAGGACAATGTCACCTCAGCCTACAGCTCTGGGGCTCCAGGCCTGACCTTTCCATGCcctctcaccccccaccccccgaagTGCTCCTTCCTTGTTCCTTGTCCTGCTGCGGACACCCAGCCTGATGGTTCCCCTGCTAGCtcgtgcccccccaccccacccccaggcagtCTCAGTGCTCGTCACTCCAGCCAACAAAGTTCTCCGGAGCCGGCAGGCAGCAGGAGCCAGGCACCAGGGCTCACCTGCCACACGGGTGACGTGGGCTGGCAGAGTCAGGTGAGAATGTCTCTGAAAGGCCTTGAGGTGACCCCCCTCCTCACCAGACCCTTAGGAAAATTCGCTTCCGCCACCCCTAACCTCACCCCTCCCTAAACCCTGGGATCTGACCTCTAAACTATTAGACGTGGAGCCGCTAGACCAGGTTTAGACAAGTGTTTTCCATGAAGGTCTAGACAGCAAAGATTTTCAGCTGTACGGCAGTTATGGTCTTGGTCTCAGCTACTCAAATCTGTCTTTGCAGTGGTAGGAAAGCAGCAGTAGGCTGTATGTAAACAAATGGGCGTGgctgtgtcccaataaaactttatttataaaaacaagtggTGGGCCAGATTTGGGCCACAGTTTGCTGCTGCCTACACTAGACACAGGGCCATCCCTTCCACATTTATCCAGCAGAGAGTCACCGTATGTGACCCTTGGGGGCAGCCATGGGGTCTCAGGCCAACTTTAGAGAAAACTCTTTGGCTAaccgagaggagagaggagtgtgTCAGCTTCAGAACTGTTCACAttgaaggaaatcaaatcagGTCTCTAAGGCACTCTGGATACTAGAGGATCCCCCAGGCTTCCGCTGCCATCAGGGCAgtaaggcaagaagagaaggtgaGGGTCTGTGTCCTCAACCTGCCTGCAGCTCAGCTTCTGCCTCTGGTCACAGGAGCCTCGGCT is part of the Bubalus kerabau isolate K-KA32 ecotype Philippines breed swamp buffalo chromosome 4, PCC_UOA_SB_1v2, whole genome shotgun sequence genome and harbors:
- the CDC42EP4 gene encoding cdc42 effector protein 4; the protein is MPILKQLVSSSVHSKRRSRVDLTAEMISAPLGDFRHTMHVGRAGDAFGDTSFLNSKAGELDGESVDEQAPSSSSSSSKRSLLSRKFRASKRSQSVTRSDREQRDVLGSLRDSALFVKNAMSLPQLNEKEAAEKGSSKLPKSLSSSPVKKASAEGSLEEAAPRRNGAAAPHSPDPLLEEQAFGDLADLPMVPKASFGLKHAESIMSFHIDLGPSMLGDVLSVMDKGGEWEPEGAPDDGGYHGDGDPAAIPAPEPRAAGQEGEGGPDVPSRALQDEGWAAAAAPSPGSARSAGSHTTRDSSSLSSCTSGVLEERSPAFRGPERAPAALPAQPPDPEFSFMDEEEEDEIRV